In one Bartonella grahamii subsp. shimonis genomic region, the following are encoded:
- the lipA gene encoding lipoyl synthase — translation MVTVVDRVTNRRLRHPEKAHRPDTNVQKKPDWIRVKAPTSPIYKETHGIVRTHKLVTVCEEAGCPNIGECWSQRHASFMILGEICTRACAFCNVATGIPLAVDDNEPERVADAVARMELKHVVITSVDRDDLADGGAEHFAKVIYAIRQKTPKTTIEVLTPDFRHKDGALEIVVAAKPDVFNHNLETVPSKYLKVRPGARYFHSIRLLQRVKELDPTIFTKSGIMVGFGEERNEILQLMDDLRSADVDFMTIGQYLQPTRKHHPVVRFVPPEEFESFAKIGKVKGFLHMASNPLTRSSHHAGDDFAILQKARDEKFSLQR, via the coding sequence ATGGTTACGGTTGTTGATAGAGTTACAAATAGACGTTTGCGTCATCCTGAAAAGGCACATCGTCCGGATACAAACGTTCAAAAAAAGCCAGATTGGATTCGTGTAAAAGCGCCAACATCACCAATTTATAAGGAAACACATGGTATTGTACGTACGCATAAGTTAGTGACTGTATGTGAAGAAGCTGGTTGCCCTAATATTGGCGAATGTTGGAGCCAACGGCATGCTAGCTTTATGATTTTAGGTGAGATATGTACGCGTGCCTGTGCTTTTTGCAACGTTGCAACAGGCATTCCACTTGCCGTTGATGATAATGAACCAGAACGTGTAGCCGATGCTGTTGCACGGATGGAATTAAAACATGTCGTCATTACATCTGTTGATCGTGATGATCTCGCTGATGGTGGGGCTGAGCATTTTGCAAAAGTTATTTATGCGATTCGTCAAAAAACTCCTAAAACGACAATTGAAGTTCTTACACCTGATTTTCGTCATAAGGATGGTGCTTTAGAAATTGTTGTTGCTGCTAAGCCTGATGTTTTTAATCATAACTTAGAAACAGTTCCTTCTAAATATTTGAAGGTTCGTCCAGGGGCACGTTATTTTCATTCAATTCGTTTATTACAACGCGTTAAAGAACTTGATCCAACAATTTTCACAAAATCAGGAATTATGGTTGGCTTTGGGGAGGAACGAAATGAAATTCTGCAATTGATGGATGATTTACGCTCTGCTGATGTGGACTTTATGACAATTGGACAATATTTGCAGCCTACGCGAAAACATCATCCAGTTGTTCGTTTTGTGCCTCCTGAAGAATTCGAGTCTTTTGCCAAGATTGGTAAAGTAAAAGGATTTTTACATATGGCCTCCAATCCTCTAACCCGTTCGTCTCATCATGCTGGAGATGATTTTGCCATTTTGCAAAAAGCGCGTGATGAAAAATTTTCCTTACAGAGATAA
- a CDS encoding CinA family protein, translating to MTYCCEKQAREVINICRQKGLLLTTVESCTGGLIAASLTNIAGSSDVLDCGFVVYSNESKTRLVSVCAELIKTYGAVSKEIALAMAEGGLKYSQADIAVSVTGIAGPGGASLNKPVGLVHFAVAYKNYKTLHKEMRFGKLNRKAIRHATVENAFQMILELLH from the coding sequence ATGACATATTGTTGTGAAAAACAAGCACGTGAAGTCATTAATATCTGTCGCCAAAAGGGTTTGTTGTTAACAACTGTAGAGTCTTGTACAGGAGGACTCATTGCAGCAAGCCTCACAAATATTGCAGGATCGTCAGATGTTCTCGATTGTGGATTTGTTGTTTATTCAAATGAATCCAAAACACGCCTTGTTAGCGTGTGTGCTGAACTTATAAAAACCTATGGTGCCGTTTCAAAAGAAATTGCTCTTGCAATGGCTGAGGGTGGATTAAAATATTCGCAAGCTGACATTGCAGTTTCTGTAACAGGAATTGCAGGTCCAGGAGGCGCAAGTTTAAACAAACCTGTAGGTCTTGTGCATTTCGCAGTTGCTTACAAAAATTATAAAACTCTGCACAAAGAAATGCGCTTTGGGAAGCTTAATCGTAAAGCTATCCGCCATGCAACTGTTGAAAATGCTTTTCAAATGATTCTGGAATTACTTCACTGA
- a CDS encoding type II toxin-antitoxin system RatA family toxin has protein sequence MPTFSTHRQVAHSAREMFDLVSDIECYPEFLPMCEALIIRSRKEYEEKTLILADMTVGYKVIRETFTTQVFLQPKKGLIEVNYIDGPFKYLENRWVFHNIENTNACNVEFFIDYEFKSKILGRVTGSMFDIAFRKFTDAFEKRAHQIYGSTVT, from the coding sequence ATGCCAACTTTTTCAACACATCGGCAAGTTGCCCATAGTGCTCGTGAGATGTTTGATCTTGTGTCAGATATTGAATGTTATCCTGAGTTTTTACCTATGTGTGAGGCTTTAATAATACGTTCTCGCAAGGAATATGAGGAAAAGACATTGATTCTTGCAGATATGACCGTTGGCTATAAGGTTATTCGAGAAACTTTTACGACCCAAGTTTTTCTGCAGCCAAAAAAAGGTTTAATAGAGGTTAACTATATTGATGGTCCGTTTAAATATCTCGAAAATCGTTGGGTCTTTCATAATATTGAAAATACCAACGCATGTAATGTAGAGTTTTTTATTGATTATGAATTTAAAAGTAAAATACTTGGACGCGTGACGGGCTCAATGTTTGATATTGCGTTTCGTAAATTTACAGATGCTTTTGAAAAACGTGCCCATCAGATTTATGGCTCTACGGTAACATAG
- a CDS encoding pyruvate dehydrogenase complex E1 component subunit beta, with protein sequence MSIDILMPALSPTMEEGKLSKWLKKEGDKVSSGDVIAEIETDKATMEVEAVDEGTLGKVFVPEGSEGVKVNTVIAVLLEEGERAEDISQPTDTTEKPKASSSSLPSSVPQIPTFDTSPDFDIPVGTQMVTMTVREALNQALAEEMRRDEKVFLMGEEVAQYQGAYKVSQGLLEEFGERRVIDTPITEHGFAGLAVGAAFGGLRPIVEFMTFNFAMQAMDQIINSAAKTRYMSGGQMTAPMVFRGPNGAAARVGAQHSQCYAAWYGHVPGLKVVMPYSASDAKGLLKAAIRDDNPVIFLENEILYGHQFEVPQLDDFVLPIGRARIHKSGQDVTIVACGIGMHYAVQALPEIEKLGIDVEVIDLRTIRPMDLPTILSSVKKTGRLVTVEEGFPQSSVGTEIATRVMQQAFDYLDAPIATISGKDVPMPYAANLEKLALPNTAEIIEAVKAVTYNRA encoded by the coding sequence ATGTCTATTGATATTTTGATGCCGGCGCTTTCACCAACTATGGAAGAAGGTAAACTGTCTAAATGGCTCAAGAAAGAAGGTGATAAGGTTAGCTCTGGCGATGTTATTGCTGAAATTGAAACGGATAAGGCTACAATGGAAGTAGAGGCTGTTGATGAAGGAACTCTTGGTAAAGTTTTTGTGCCTGAAGGTTCTGAAGGCGTAAAGGTTAACACTGTTATTGCGGTTTTGTTAGAAGAAGGTGAGCGTGCTGAGGATATTTCGCAACCTACTGATACAACAGAAAAACCTAAAGCGTCCTCTTCTTCTCTGCCTTCTTCAGTTCCGCAAATTCCTACTTTTGATACGTCTCCTGATTTTGATATTCCAGTGGGAACACAAATGGTTACAATGACGGTTCGTGAAGCGCTTAATCAGGCTTTGGCTGAAGAAATGCGGCGTGATGAAAAAGTTTTTCTCATGGGGGAAGAGGTCGCGCAATATCAAGGTGCCTATAAGGTTAGCCAAGGTTTGTTGGAAGAATTCGGGGAACGGCGCGTTATTGATACCCCAATTACAGAGCACGGCTTTGCTGGGTTGGCTGTTGGGGCTGCTTTTGGAGGGTTACGTCCCATTGTCGAGTTTATGACCTTTAATTTTGCTATGCAGGCAATGGACCAAATTATTAACTCAGCAGCAAAAACACGTTATATGTCTGGTGGACAAATGACCGCTCCTATGGTTTTTCGTGGCCCCAATGGCGCGGCTGCCCGTGTTGGCGCTCAACATTCTCAATGCTATGCAGCATGGTATGGTCATGTGCCAGGTTTAAAAGTTGTCATGCCTTATAGTGCTTCAGATGCAAAAGGTTTGCTGAAAGCGGCTATTCGTGATGATAATCCTGTTATTTTTCTTGAAAATGAGATTTTGTATGGGCATCAATTTGAGGTTCCTCAACTCGATGATTTTGTTTTGCCTATTGGTCGGGCACGGATTCATAAGTCTGGACAAGATGTGACGATTGTTGCATGTGGGATTGGAATGCATTACGCTGTTCAAGCGTTGCCAGAAATTGAAAAACTTGGTATTGACGTTGAAGTGATTGATTTACGAACCATTCGCCCGATGGATCTTCCAACAATTCTTTCTTCCGTTAAAAAAACAGGTCGTTTGGTAACAGTTGAAGAGGGATTTCCTCAATCATCTGTGGGAACTGAAATAGCAACGCGTGTTATGCAGCAGGCTTTTGACTATCTTGATGCACCAATTGCAACGATTTCTGGCAAAGATGTTCCGATGCCTTATGCTGCTAATCTTGAGAAGTTGGCTTTGCCTAATACTGCTGAAATTATTGAGGCCGTTAAGGCTGTGACGTACAACAGAGCATAA
- a CDS encoding pyruvate dehydrogenase complex dihydrolipoamide acetyltransferase, whose product MPIKITMPALSPTMEEGNLTKWNIKEGDKVSSGDVIAEIETDKATMEVEAVDEGTVAKIVVPAGTQGVKVNALIVVLAEEGEDLAEAAKVAEEISSCTRQEPEGVKQIDSLKQTDTKVTKMSHESSAQQSIQQDKKRTRLFASPLARRLASQAGLDLSLISGSGPHGRIIKCDVEKAVSGDISKASYSSQIAEAFAAGDSDKKILKLFKEDEYTFAPHNNMRKTIATRLIESKQRVPHFYVTVDCELDALLTLRTQLNTAAPMVKIQEEAKPTYKLSVNDMVIKAVALSLKAVPDANVSWLEGGILHHKHCDVGVAVSIPNGLITPIIRHAEEKPLSLISKEMKDFAKRAREQKLKMEEYQGGTTAVSNMGMYGVKSFSAILNPPHATIFAIGAGEQRAVVKNGALAIATVMSVTLSADHRAVDGVLAAELAQTFKKIIENPLAMLV is encoded by the coding sequence ATGCCCATTAAAATTACAATGCCAGCGCTTTCTCCTACGATGGAAGAGGGGAATTTAACAAAATGGAATATTAAGGAGGGTGATAAGGTTTCCTCTGGTGATGTTATTGCTGAAATTGAGACGGATAAAGCGACAATGGAAGTCGAAGCCGTTGATGAAGGCACGGTTGCCAAAATTGTTGTTCCTGCTGGAACACAAGGCGTTAAAGTGAATGCTTTGATTGTTGTTTTAGCAGAAGAAGGTGAAGATCTGGCTGAAGCTGCAAAAGTTGCAGAAGAGATCTCTTCTTGTACAAGACAAGAACCAGAGGGCGTAAAACAAATAGATTCTCTGAAGCAGACGGACACAAAGGTTACAAAAATGTCCCATGAATCATCAGCTCAGCAATCAATACAGCAAGATAAAAAGAGGACTCGTCTTTTTGCTTCTCCCTTAGCACGGCGATTAGCTTCTCAGGCAGGTCTTGATTTATCTCTTATTTCTGGAAGTGGTCCGCATGGTCGTATTATCAAGTGTGATGTAGAAAAAGCTGTGAGTGGTGATATTTCTAAAGCTTCTTATTCATCACAGATAGCAGAGGCGTTCGCAGCAGGAGATTCTGACAAAAAGATATTGAAACTCTTTAAAGAGGATGAATATACTTTCGCACCCCATAATAATATGCGGAAAACGATTGCTACACGTTTGATAGAATCAAAACAGAGAGTCCCGCATTTCTATGTAACGGTAGATTGTGAACTTGATGCGTTATTAACGCTGCGTACACAACTGAATACTGCTGCACCAATGGTTAAGATTCAGGAAGAAGCTAAGCCTACTTATAAGCTTTCTGTCAATGATATGGTAATCAAAGCTGTCGCACTTTCTTTGAAAGCGGTTCCTGATGCAAATGTCTCTTGGCTTGAAGGTGGAATACTTCATCATAAACATTGTGATGTTGGGGTTGCTGTTTCTATTCCCAATGGATTAATTACGCCGATTATTCGCCATGCAGAGGAAAAGCCGTTATCGCTTATTTCCAAAGAGATGAAGGATTTTGCAAAGCGTGCCCGTGAGCAAAAGTTAAAAATGGAAGAATATCAGGGAGGAACAACCGCTGTATCAAATATGGGGATGTATGGTGTAAAAAGTTTTTCTGCTATCCTTAATCCACCACATGCGACGATTTTTGCGATTGGTGCAGGAGAGCAACGTGCCGTTGTTAAAAATGGTGCATTAGCCATCGCGACAGTTATGTCGGTTACACTTTCTGCTGATCATCGTGCTGTCGATGGTGTTTTAGCCGCAGAGCTTGCGCAGACTTTTAAGAAGATAATTGAAAATCCATTAGCAATGTTGGTTTGA
- the pdhA gene encoding pyruvate dehydrogenase (acetyl-transferring) E1 component subunit alpha, which produces MAERLKKNSASVAHTALSSTTKKAPIADFTKEEEIDAYREMLLIRRFEEKAGQLYGMGLIGGFCHLYIGQEAVVIGTLKAAKEGDQVITSYRDHGHMLAVGMSPRGVMAELTGRQGGFSKGKGGSMHMFSKEKNFYGGHGIVGAQVSIGSGLAFSNQYLGKDNVTLVYFGDGAANQGQVYESFNMASLWKLPVVYIIENNQYAMGTSVSRASAETDFSRRGLSFEIPGIVVNGMDVRSVKGAADEAISWARSGKGPIILDMQTYRYRGHSMSDPAKYRSKEEVQKIKEEHDPIDQVKSRILKQGWASEDNLKSIEKEVRAIVADAADFAQSDQEPDASELYTDILV; this is translated from the coding sequence ATGGCAGAACGACTTAAAAAAAATTCTGCGTCGGTAGCGCACACTGCATTATCAAGCACCACAAAGAAAGCACCAATAGCAGATTTTACAAAAGAGGAAGAAATTGATGCCTATCGTGAAATGCTTTTAATACGCCGTTTTGAAGAAAAAGCAGGACAACTTTATGGTATGGGGCTTATTGGGGGATTTTGTCATCTTTATATTGGACAAGAAGCTGTTGTTATAGGAACTTTAAAGGCAGCCAAAGAAGGTGATCAGGTTATTACGTCTTACCGTGATCATGGACATATGTTAGCAGTTGGGATGAGCCCACGTGGTGTCATGGCAGAATTAACGGGACGTCAAGGGGGCTTTTCCAAAGGGAAAGGTGGTTCGATGCATATGTTCTCTAAAGAAAAGAACTTTTATGGTGGACACGGTATTGTTGGTGCACAGGTTTCCATTGGCTCAGGTTTGGCATTTTCGAATCAATATCTTGGTAAAGATAATGTGACATTGGTTTATTTTGGTGATGGTGCTGCAAATCAGGGGCAGGTTTACGAAAGTTTTAATATGGCTTCACTTTGGAAGCTGCCCGTTGTTTATATTATTGAAAACAATCAGTATGCTATGGGAACATCCGTTTCACGTGCATCTGCAGAAACTGATTTTTCTCGTCGGGGGCTTTCTTTTGAAATTCCAGGTATTGTTGTTAACGGTATGGATGTTCGATCAGTAAAAGGAGCTGCTGATGAAGCAATTTCTTGGGCACGCTCGGGTAAAGGGCCGATCATTCTTGATATGCAGACCTATCGCTATCGTGGTCATTCCATGTCTGATCCAGCAAAATATCGTTCAAAGGAAGAAGTCCAAAAAATAAAAGAGGAACATGATCCGATTGATCAAGTAAAAAGTCGGATTCTTAAACAAGGTTGGGCCAGCGAAGATAATTTAAAGTCTATTGAGAAAGAGGTCCGTGCAATTGTTGCTGATGCAGCAGATTTTGCACAAAGTGATCAAGAGCCAGATGCTTCTGAGCTCTATACTGATATTTTAGTTTGA
- the rirA gene encoding iron-responsive transcriptional regulator RirA: protein MRLTKQTNYALRMLMYCADNQGTLSRVPEIAKAYAVSELFLFKILQLLVQAGFIQTVRGRNGGVRLAKPAAEISVADVVKVTEDSFSLAECFDTAEPTCPLIDFCSLNTALQKALNAFFEVLSVISLADLQQPSFQNHFKINDKKAN, encoded by the coding sequence ATGCGATTAACAAAACAAACAAATTATGCTCTTCGAATGCTCATGTATTGTGCAGATAATCAGGGAACTCTCAGTCGTGTTCCAGAAATTGCTAAAGCATATGCCGTTTCAGAACTTTTTTTATTTAAAATCCTTCAGCTGCTTGTTCAAGCAGGTTTTATACAAACAGTGCGTGGACGCAATGGTGGAGTTAGATTAGCTAAACCCGCAGCAGAGATTTCAGTCGCTGATGTTGTGAAAGTAACAGAAGACAGCTTCTCCCTCGCAGAATGTTTTGATACTGCAGAACCGACTTGCCCCTTGATCGATTTTTGTAGTTTAAATACCGCACTTCAAAAAGCATTAAATGCTTTTTTTGAGGTATTATCCGTGATATCCCTTGCTGATCTACAACAACCATCCTTTCAAAACCATTTTAAAATTAACGACAAAAAAGCAAACTAA
- the lpdA gene encoding dihydrolipoyl dehydrogenase — protein MANLYDVIVIGSGPGGYVTAIRAAQCGFKTAIVEREHLGGICLNWGCIPTKALLRSAEMKHFAEHAKEYGLKINGSIEANVKDVVARSRSVSARLNAGVGFLMKKNKIDIIWGEAKLTKEAKGNQPAEIMVSSSSKPVMQPQNPIPKGTLGEGIYQAKHIIIATGARPRVLPGIEPDGKLIWTYFEAMIPPAMPKSLLVIGSGAIGIEFASFYRDMGAEVTVVEMMPHIMPAEDIEISTFARKQLEKKGLRILCQAKVTKVEKSSDSVSVHIDVKGKTESMTVDRLISAVGVQGNIENLGLEALGIKTDRGCIVTDEWSWTGVAGIYAIGDVAGPPMLAHKAEEEGVICIEHLAGLKSVHPLDKKKIPGCTYCTPQVASVGLSEATAKETGYDIRIGRYSFSANGKAIALGEDQGLVKTIFDKKTGQLLGAHMVGAEVTELIQGFVIAMNLETTEEELMHTVFPHPTLSEMMKESVLDAYGQVLNA, from the coding sequence GTGGCAAATCTTTATGATGTAATTGTGATTGGATCAGGTCCAGGCGGATATGTAACCGCAATTCGTGCAGCGCAATGTGGATTTAAGACTGCGATTGTTGAACGTGAACATCTGGGAGGGATTTGTTTAAATTGGGGGTGTATACCAACAAAAGCTCTTTTACGTTCAGCGGAAATGAAACATTTTGCTGAACATGCAAAAGAGTATGGACTAAAAATTAATGGTTCAATTGAGGCTAACGTCAAAGATGTTGTGGCACGTTCACGCAGCGTTTCAGCACGTTTAAATGCTGGTGTTGGTTTTTTAATGAAAAAAAACAAAATTGATATTATCTGGGGTGAAGCGAAGCTTACGAAAGAAGCAAAAGGAAACCAACCTGCGGAAATTATGGTTTCTTCATCCTCTAAACCGGTTATGCAACCGCAAAATCCAATCCCTAAAGGAACATTAGGGGAGGGGATTTATCAAGCAAAGCATATCATTATTGCAACGGGTGCACGTCCTCGTGTCCTTCCTGGTATTGAGCCAGATGGAAAACTCATTTGGACTTATTTTGAAGCTATGATACCGCCAGCAATGCCAAAATCGCTTTTGGTTATAGGGTCTGGGGCTATTGGCATTGAATTTGCCTCTTTTTATCGTGATATGGGAGCTGAAGTAACTGTTGTTGAAATGATGCCCCATATCATGCCCGCTGAAGATATTGAAATTTCAACATTTGCTCGTAAACAGTTAGAGAAAAAAGGTTTACGTATTCTTTGCCAAGCAAAAGTAACAAAGGTTGAAAAATCTTCCGATTCTGTGTCTGTACATATTGATGTTAAGGGCAAAACAGAGTCAATGACTGTTGACCGGTTGATTTCCGCTGTTGGGGTGCAGGGTAATATTGAGAATCTTGGGTTAGAAGCTTTGGGAATAAAAACCGATCGTGGGTGCATTGTAACCGATGAATGGAGCTGGACAGGGGTTGCGGGTATTTATGCTATTGGTGATGTGGCAGGTCCTCCTATGTTAGCTCATAAAGCAGAAGAAGAAGGTGTAATATGTATTGAACATCTTGCTGGTTTAAAGAGTGTTCATCCGCTTGATAAGAAAAAAATTCCAGGATGCACCTATTGCACACCGCAAGTTGCTTCTGTAGGGCTTTCAGAAGCTACAGCAAAAGAAACAGGTTATGATATACGTATTGGTCGTTATTCTTTTTCTGCGAATGGTAAGGCGATTGCTTTGGGTGAAGATCAAGGGTTAGTAAAAACGATTTTTGATAAAAAAACAGGACAGCTTCTTGGGGCCCATATGGTAGGGGCTGAGGTAACAGAATTGATACAGGGTTTTGTTATTGCCATGAATCTTGAAACAACAGAAGAAGAATTAATGCACACTGTTTTTCCACATCCGACCTTATCGGAAATGATGAAAGAAAGTGTATTGGATGCTTATGGTCAAGTTTTAAATGCTTGA
- a CDS encoding bifunctional 2-C-methyl-D-erythritol 4-phosphate cytidylyltransferase/2-C-methyl-D-erythritol 2,4-cyclodiphosphate synthase, which yields MSIAAIILAAGRGERAGYPHKIPKQYRLLGQKPIIYHTVHCFVQHPAITTIILVIHPEDRQTCEQTLTDFKERLIIVEGGNTRQISTLHGLQALKKFNLQYVHIHDGARPFIENKLLDNIHNTITPQEGVLPVLPISDTLKRVNNQHVLETISHTHLYSAQTPQCFPFEHILAAHKQAKQAYKKEFTDDSAIAEWFGIPMRTVPGDPHNIKITWPKDFDTAHLYLQKKMQMFPDIRTGNGYDVHSFEEGDFLILCGIKIPFHKKLNGHSDADVALHALTDALLATQGAGDIGTHFPPSDPQWKNVSSEIFLRHALGLLKQAGGRIANVDITIIAENPKIGPYRHAMTENLMTILAMTPDRISIKATTNEKLGFIGRNEGIAALATASVLYPGEIPQ from the coding sequence ATTTCTATTGCAGCAATAATATTAGCCGCTGGCCGCGGTGAAAGAGCAGGATATCCCCATAAAATTCCAAAACAATATCGACTTCTAGGACAAAAGCCGATTATTTATCATACCGTGCATTGTTTTGTCCAGCATCCAGCCATCACAACGATTATCCTTGTTATTCATCCAGAAGATCGTCAAACCTGTGAACAAACACTCACCGATTTTAAAGAGCGCCTTATTATCGTTGAAGGAGGCAATACACGTCAAATCTCCACCTTACATGGACTTCAGGCACTCAAAAAATTCAATCTCCAATATGTACATATTCATGATGGTGCACGCCCCTTTATCGAAAACAAGCTTCTTGATAACATTCACAACACTATCACGCCTCAAGAAGGTGTTCTTCCTGTTCTGCCCATCTCTGATACCCTTAAACGTGTAAATAATCAGCATGTTTTAGAAACAATTTCCCATACCCATCTTTATAGTGCACAAACTCCACAGTGTTTTCCCTTTGAACATATCTTAGCGGCCCATAAACAAGCAAAACAAGCTTACAAAAAAGAATTCACTGACGATTCTGCGATTGCCGAATGGTTTGGAATTCCTATGCGTACCGTTCCTGGGGATCCTCACAACATAAAAATCACATGGCCCAAAGATTTTGATACCGCCCATTTATATCTTCAGAAAAAAATGCAAATGTTTCCTGATATCCGTACTGGTAATGGTTATGATGTTCATTCTTTCGAGGAAGGAGATTTTCTTATATTATGCGGTATAAAAATCCCTTTTCATAAAAAATTAAATGGACACTCCGATGCAGATGTCGCTCTTCATGCATTAACAGATGCCCTTCTTGCTACCCAAGGTGCTGGAGATATCGGGACACATTTTCCTCCTTCTGATCCTCAATGGAAAAATGTATCATCAGAAATCTTTCTCCGTCATGCTCTTGGTCTTCTAAAACAAGCAGGGGGTCGTATTGCCAATGTTGATATTACAATTATCGCTGAAAATCCTAAAATTGGTCCCTATCGCCATGCTATGACAGAAAATCTTATGACAATACTTGCAATGACACCTGATCGAATCTCTATCAAAGCAACAACAAATGAAAAACTCGGTTTCATTGGTCGTAATGAAGGAATTGCTGCTCTTGCAACAGCGAGTGTTCTTTATCCAGGAGAAATTCCCCAATGA
- a CDS encoding septum formation initiator family protein: MWTKQKRRSIKVRFVLPLMTVGVLSYFSYHIYHGEYGLYSRSEVNQHISELEKELHKIEAEREFIEKRISLLRNGHIEKDMLDEYVRKNLNFSKPNELTILMP, from the coding sequence ATGTGGACAAAGCAGAAACGTCGATCAATCAAAGTACGCTTTGTACTACCTCTTATGACGGTGGGTGTTTTAAGCTATTTCAGTTACCATATTTATCATGGTGAGTATGGATTATATTCACGCAGTGAAGTTAATCAACATATTAGCGAATTAGAAAAGGAGCTTCATAAAATAGAAGCTGAGCGTGAATTCATTGAAAAGCGTATTTCTCTTTTACGCAATGGGCATATCGAAAAGGACATGTTGGATGAGTATGTCCGAAAGAATTTAAACTTTTCTAAGCCAAATGAATTGACAATTTTAATGCCTTGA